The Strix aluco isolate bStrAlu1 chromosome 21, bStrAlu1.hap1, whole genome shotgun sequence sequence CagtttttttgtattgttttcccCGGTTCAGCAGCTTGCTGATGAAAAAACATGTATGCAGTTCTCCATCCGCCGTCCCAAGCTGCCCTCCTCGGAAACCCACCCGGAGGAGAACACGTACAAGCGTCTGGACGTGTCTGCCTGGCTCCATCACCTGAATGAATCCGGACAGGTGGAGGAGGAGTACAAGCTGCAGAAGGTGAGCGGGGCACCCGCTCTGGTTTGGGTCCTTTCTCTCCTGCCGCAGAGGGCGAGTCCCCGGGTGGAAGCCGCAAGAGTTTGTTTTCGTGCTGGGGGCAAGAACTGGGTGTCCGAGCATGTAAAGACCAGCCTGGCTGGAGGTCTTGCTGGCACTGCaggtgaggctgctgcaggcagggtgggagaGCATCTCCCTCAGCTGTCCGGCTTCTGCTGCCGGTTGGGATCAGTAAACCAAAGCGTCCAGTGCGAGACGTGCTTGCAAAATGCGGTGTGAGcaaatcaaagagagaaaaattgagATTACTGTATGAAATAACGCAAGGCTTGCGGGGGATCACTGGGTCCGGGTCCTGAGAGAGAAGTTTGCAGTGCAATGCAGTGTCTCCAAGATTGAGGATTAAGCCGTGACATGAGAACGACACGTTAATCATAGAGCCTCTCCAGGGGGGGTTATTGACATTGAAATGAGCCCGATTTGTGTCTCGTCTGGGAATAGAAGGCCAGCACTTTCCCTCTAAACATGTGCAAATTGCAGGAGCTTGAATCAAGGCGTCACTTGTCAGGAAAGAACTGCAAAGCCACCAAAGCACAGTAGCGGGCAGtttcttgttgctgtttttgGGAACGTTAAAACTGCACCAGTCATAACTTCTGCTCCTTCTTCCAGGCCATTTTCTTTGGTGGGATTGATATTTCCATCCGTGGGGAGGTGTGGCCCTTTCTGCTGCACTACTACAGCTACGAGTCCACCTCTGAAGAGAGGGAGGCACTGAGgctgcagaagaggaaagaataCTTTGAGATCCAGGAGAAAAGGTAACAGACCGGCTTCATCCTCCCCTGCTCATCTCTCCCCAGGCCTGACGTTGCAGTAACACTGCTGGTGCTGTAGAGAGTCTCTGCCTCCTTCGCTTCAGGAGAAGCTGATTGGAGCAGAGGAGTGAGAGGGATGGTAGAGGAGGTGTATCAGGCACAGCTGACCTCTCGGGAGCCCAGAGCTAATACCAAACAGCTCCAGGATTATCTTACCTGGGGTCTTCAAAGAGGCTCCTCAGTCCCAGGTAGGGAAGCTTATCTCACAGGCAAGACTGCAAGCTGAGCGTGCTTGGTTTAGCACACAGAAGGTGAAAATGGGATCttatatttctttgtaaatatatCTAATGTAAGAATTGGAAAGAAGAAGGGATATCTAATTCAACGTCGTTATTACTGCAAGAACTGTATGTTGTAATCGAGTTGTGGGTACATTTAAGCTGGAGAGGGACAGTAGTGTTATTAATTAGGAGACAATCAAAACAGAGTGGTGAGTTCTGGTGTGCCACCCACAAGGAGCAGTGGAGAGCAGAGTCTGACTGCTGCTGAAGTGGAGTTTATCGCAGAAAACACATCATGTCATCCCATTTATAACCCAGGAGGCTCCTTCTAGTAATTCCTCTGGTCAGAAAATCTGCTGTTCTGGACAGACCTGCTTGTCTGTTTTTCAGGTGATAAGAAAACTGTACAGGGAtaatttttccctgaaaactcAAGCTGAAATAAGGCTTTTTGTTCCTTGTGGCGATCATACTCCTCTCTCGGCAATGTCCTCCTGTTGCTGCTCCATTTTCAGGCTTTCGATGACTCCAGATGAACAGAAGGATTTTTGGTGTAAAGTACAGTTCACGGTAGATAAAGACGTGGTGAGGACTGACCGCAGCAACCAGTTCTTTCGAGGGGAGGACAACCCAAACGTGGAAACTATGAGGTGAAGTATCTGATCCTAGTGTCCCAAACAACGTGTCCTACCGACCGTGAGAAAGCTCAGTAACCCCCCCCCGGCCCAGGCTGCCTCGGTCACTGCTGTGGGAGGGCTGAAGAGCACCGGGCATGTGGTGACCGGTACCACGGGATGCAAAACCAGGGACTTCTGCCCCAGAGCTTTCACTGCTGCTCTGGCCACCGACCTCCCGATACAAAAACCCTGCTCCCATCACCTAACTTCCCTCCATAGCCAGGCACAGAAGAGGGGTGAGCTTTGGGGGCTCTGGGGGCGTCGTGGGTGTTGCAGCAGGGTTCTGAGCAGTCGCTTGGGTCTGTGGTTCTGATGGGGGCGAGGACGAGCGCACCAGAGGCTGCTTCATGGGGGTGTGACTTGTGAATGTGTGCCTACAGACAGTCAGATTTCAGCTGGCAGCGTGGCGTGGAGCCTCGTGGATGTGTAGGCATCAGCTCTCCTTTCCCCCGGGCCCTTCATCTCTGTCCTCTTTGTCTTTTTCAATTCTcgttttctttttatattttggtgCCTGTGTGTTGAAAACCTTCTCCTGGAGTTTATTTCACTGGTGTGATGTTTGCAGCCGGGTTTATCTGTATGTGTTAAAGCACCTTGCAGTACTGAGATGCACCTGAGATGACCGGTGTTGCTTGTTCCTACTGCACTGCTCGCAGTGGGCTGCGCTGCGGCTGGAAAACAGGAGCCTAAAGGAGTTCTGTTCAAATCCGTGGTCTTAGGCTGCTGTTGCCCGTCCAGGAGCCTCTCTGGATGGACGCAAAATGTTGTAATCCTAAAAAATAAGGAGAGTTCCAGTTAGGTGTAGTGTTAGTGTGTCTTTGTTGTGCTTCTAGACACAGTTCTTCTAGGGAAAGCGACTCTGTGGGATGCAACATGCTGCACAGATGCTCCAAAGTTCAAAGCCACCGGGTGCTATTGCAAGTTAATCTTTTAGATGGCAGGAGTGATCTGTTGCTCTGCTGCCGCCTGTACGGTGGGAGTTGGGGTAGAGGGGAAGGGGCGCTGCCCTCTCCCTGTCTCACCTCCCTGTTTTCATCTCTCCTCCAGGAGGATCTTGCTGAACTATGCAGTGTTTAACCCAACGATCGGATACTCCCAGGGGATGTCCGACCTGGTTGCCCCACTCCTGGCAGAGGTCCTAGATGAGTCGGATACTTTCTGGTGCTTTGTAGGATTGATGCAGAACACGATCTTCATCAGCTCGCCCCGGGATGAGGATATGGAGAAACAGCTGGTGAGGCTGAGTGCTGAGCTCCCTTTCACCTTGTCTTTAGCTTCTCCGCCCCCCGGTCAGATCAGAAGAACGCGCTGACGCGTTACCGGGGCTCTTGGGTTCCAGCATGCCGAGTCACACCCCAACGCCACAAAATACCCCATGGATAAAATCGATCCTGGGTGATTGGGGCACTCCAGAGGCAGTTAGAGCCAATAAATTGCCAGAGTAAACTTACCTTGGCTATGCTAAAGGGTGCCGACTCAAGGAATCTTTTATGAGCAAATGTATTTAGGGTGCTGCTGGCTTTGACTCTGTACTTCTCCCAGGTGGTGAAGAGTCACTGGTTTGGCTTTGTCCTGATTCTGGGGCGTTTGGTGTCAGTGAGGCAGAGGAGTTGATTGAGCTGCAGccctctttctgttttttaaggtcttaatatttttaatagatttttaaaattacgTCCAAATGAAAGCCTTATGTATCTGGCAGTTTCTTAAAACAAGGTGATCTTGTTTACAAATTGGAACTTTTTAGGTTTTAACATGAATGTCAGTTGTTTCTGGTTAAGGTCCTGAAAAATCCATTCTAAAGCTGAACAATCCTGTCCGGGTCATGATGACACTAATTTAAAGTGGCAAAGTTGTGGTGGAAACCCCATGGGAGGCTGCTGGTGGGACGCAGTTAGTTAACGTGCAGATTTATTCACTGTAATGTGCCTGTATAGTCAGGCTTTCCAAAATCGCTTCATTGCTCAGCCTCAACTGAAATGAGATATTGCCAGAGAGAGCTgtgtcctttcttttctctggtttttaagGCTCCAGCCACTTTCCTCAGCCTGaatctctccccttctttcttttcacaacGTAGTGTCACGGGATCTTCTTTTCACCCTCCATCCTTCCTTGTGAAATAGCTGCCGTGGCCTGTGAGCTCTGGCCTTTAGTGGTAGATCCAAGCATGCTCCTGTGCTGTAACATCCAGGCCATAAGGCCAGAgatttttgtgggagaagagcaGCGTGGGCAGCTCTGCGGGCAGCCAGGCCTGGGGTGCAGTGCGGGGGCTCCCCGGGACAGCGGGTGGGGGCAGCGGCTCAGCTCAGAGCGTCTTTTCCAGATGTACCTGCGAGAGCTGCTACGGCTCATGCACCCACGCTTCTACCAGCACCTTTCTTCCTTGGGAGAGGACGGCCTGCAGATGCTTTTCTGTCACCGTTGGATCCTCCTCTGTTTTAAACGTGAATTTCCAGACGCCGAGGCTTTGCGCATGTGGGAAGCGTGCTGGGCTCACTATCAGGTTAGAGAGCTGGGCTTGGGCTCGGCGTGCACTGGGCAACTGTCTCAGCAAGCATTGCAGAATTTCCTTAACGGCTCTTAGTAGAAAAGTATCCAAAAGAAGTAGGTGTTACAGCGGGTCTGTAGCTGTCAAAGGGGTTTATCCATGTAGCAGGAGGATGGAGGCTTGCCTCTCCTACTTGAGGGTGTCTGGGCTTCAAAAGGAGATTTTTCAGAAAGTGCTGAACATCCACTTCTGAAGTTCAGACTCCTCTTACACAGATGGAAAAAGTCTTCCCGAAAATCACTAGTCTGCTTTGAAAGCAGTGGTGCAAACCTTGCTGCCGTGCTGTAAAGGCAAGAGACTTTGATTCAGAATCCACCAATAACTCGCTTTCTGGGTACCACTCAGCAAAACTGGAAGAAGAACAAAATCTCTGCTAAGGATGTGCTTGTGAAGGGTGAGGAGGTGAGGTCAGACCTCTGCCTCCACCTGCTGTACTCCAGCCCCTCTTTTCTCATTGCAGACTGACTACTTCCACCTCTTCATCTGCGTGGCCATCGTGGTGATTTATGGGGACGATGTCATTGAACAGCAGCTGGCCACTGACCAGATGCTGCTGCATTTCGGCAACCTGGCGATGCACATGAACGGCGAACTGGTGCTCAGGAAGGTAAATGCTGACGGGGGCTGAGCCTCAGGTCCCAGAGATGAGTCAGAGCGTTGAGAAAATCAGGGACTGATGACGAATCTTCCGAATCTCCTGTATCCCCCTGCACGCCTGGAGCCTGGGAGGGTGGGGTGCTGCAGAAATAGGGGTACTTACGGAGTGCTTCGGGTTGGGATAACCCCTGCACGCAGGGAAACAGCAGAGCGAGCTCTTCGTCTCTGTGCCGCGGTGCCCCGTCCGCCTCGGGCTGGGAGTGACGGCGGGGCAGGGGCTGCGCGTCCCCGGCGCCTCCTTTAACCGTCAGGTTTGGGCTCAGGAGGGACGTGGAGGGACGCTTCTCTGCTGGGGCTTTGGCTCTCCTAAGGTAGCCAGGCAGGAGGCTGCGGGCCCCCGGTGAGGGGGGGAATGACTTTGTCTCTCTCCCCTCCAGGCGAGGAGTCTGCTCTATCAGTTCCACCTCTTACCCCGCATCCCCTGCAGCCTGCACGACCTGTGCAAGCTCTGCGGGACGGGGATGTGGGACAGCGGCTTCATCCCCGCTGTGGAGTGCTCTGGCCATCACCCGCAGTCCGAGAGCTGCCCCTACGGTGGGCTGGTGGAGGCATCTTCTCCTAAACCAGGACTCGAAGGCAAGAGAGGCTCGAAAACACGGGACGTCTTTGCTTTCCGAAAATAGCTGTAGAGGAACGGGATGTGACAGCGGAAGAGGGAAAAGCAGGAAGGATGTGCATAAGAAAAAATGTTGAAGGCAGAAAAGGAGGGATAGTTTGTCAAGACTCCTGGGAAGACCAAAAGGTGGAGAATGGAAGAAGAATTAAATCACTCTACAGGGGAAGCAAATTCCAGTGCACTGCAGGTGGAACCTGAACAAAATGCATCAAACCAGGAACAGCATTTGCACGTGTTTGGATTTGATTTTGTTAGAAACATGCTTTTTCTAGGTCTTAACAAAGACTTTTTATTCTGCCTCTGGGATTGGACTGGTTAGCGACCAGAACTTTGTTACTTGCTGATGAGAAATGAGAACACTAAAGAGAGCCAAGTACGACCAGCAGCGTTTGTGGGTCAGGtggaaggagcagagctgtggcAAGACCTCTGCCTGCCCCTTCATCCAGAGCATACCAGGTGCACATGCTCTCTGCTTCAACCAAAACGTGCAGCTTAGTGGCTTCTCTCTAAAGCCATAAAGACAGTTTTAATTATAATCTGCCAAAAATGAAACTGCAGGCTACTGGGATTGCAGGGAAGGTGTCTGCTGTGTTGGCGAGGAAGAACTGGTCACCTAAAGGTCTTGTCTCTCgccttttctcttttcatatggTATAGTGgcatgaattttttttctatttgtacaAAAAGTGTACAGCCACAGGTCCTAAAGCACTGCTTTTCTGTAGTCAGGGTATTTCAGACACCTTCCAAAGTTTACTTCATGGTGTTACAgcaaagctgtttctttctgctgACAACTACAGACTTTAGACACTTGTTTATGGAAGTCTGTTGTTCCCAGTATGTTTCCCATTGTGTTTCCTTTGGCTCTTCTCAATTACTGAATATTTACCGTCCTTCCTTGTCCTCACCATAGGCTGTAGCACAAACACTCCAAGAGGGCTTCAGGCTCTTCAGCTGGTGCCAATAGTGCaccctcttccccatcccaaagtgaaaatgaaacttgGTTTGTTGCAGTCGTTTTTGCTGAGCTCTGTCTCTGATAAAGGTTTCCCTTCAAGTATTTTTGAAAGGACAGCATGTTTCTCCTCTTGTCCTCCATAAAATTTGCCAACTAGAAGTGGAGCTGGGGCCTTGAGCACAGCCACGTTGCCAAATGTCCTTACCAAATTCAGTGGCAGCCCAAGGCATGTCCTGAGCCAGCGTTTGTGCCAAACAGAGCCAAGGGAATCGTTTCcttgtaagaataaaaaaaggagaTGAGGGGACAGCGGGCTGTGCCGGCTTTGCTGCATCCCTCTGCACGGCGTATGAAGTCTTTCAGCCTTTCCTGGTCGTCCTGCTCCCTCTCACGTCAGCCACACTGCTTCTCCTGGGTGGCTGGCTCGGTCTGCCAGCGGGGAAAGTCTGCGCTCGCTTTTCAGCTTTGCCTGTCAGGCTTGTTTGTCCCATCAGCAGCACGCCTGGAAAACCCTGGATCCTCGTGCACAGTGCTGCAGCAGGTTCCTGCATCTGACAAGCCAATTTCTCTAAAAATCTTCCTGCAAGGCCTTACCCAGAGCCTGTTGTGGAGCGTGTGTGCCCTGCTGGGAAGTCTGGGGTGCCCTGCGTGAAGCCCAAGTGCACAGTGTGTTCGTAAGGGGAAGAGGACTTGGCCCTATGTAGGCACCACGCCAGAGACTGGCTGTTGTGTGGCAGAAGGACAGTTTGGCTCCTGATTTGTGTGCCTTTAATTCAGCGGATGAAAACCTTCCCCTTGGTGAGAGCAATGGTGAAACCACTGCAGTATCACACACCTCCAAAATCACCCAGCTTGAGAGGTACCGAGGCTGCAGGGGCTGTAGGAGGTGACACCACACATAAGGGCTGGTGGCTGTTTTGCTGTGAAATGGGGAGTTCTTCGAGATTTATAACGTTTCAGTGAATAATAAAAGTTTGTGTGAGGCACTCGTGTGGTACATTGCTGTCCTGGCTGGGCACCGCACCTTAAAGTCAGGGCACGGCACTCGGCTGGACACGACCCACAGCTCGAGCAGCTCCTCCGCGACCATGCAAGGGGACACGTCGGGTGCTGGGTCTGCGCCGCTCCCCCCAGGCTCCGCGGACCGGCGCCGTGTGTGGCCCCACTCGACATTTTCACCTGGCTGCCGGCTCCGAGCGGCGGTGGCTGAATGAGGGTCAGAAAAACCACACGTCGGAAAACGCCAGAAGCGTCTTCCTGCAGAGCGGCGCGGTGACACGCAGCCAGGCCCCTCCAGAGGAGGGCAGGAGCCTGCCCCCACCTGCCACCACCTGCGTCCCGGCCCGTGCCGGGCTCCGTgtgctgggcagggacaggcaggccCTGCCTGCGCTCCGCGGCTGCCTGCGGTGGGCTGGGGGGCACCAGCAAACACCCACCAGAAGATCCAGCACTGGTTTGGCTGCAGCGGCCCTTCCCAGCCACTAAAAGACAATAGGGAGAGATGAAGTGGATCGTTTTGAGCGTTACTTTTCCACTATTAAAATGTCATTCAGCAATGTGGAAATCACTCAGGAGTTGTTTAGTTAAAGGCTCTGCACTGCGGTTCTCCAGCAGGTTTTTCGGTTGGGAGCGCGTCGCCAGGATCAGCGTGCCGCCCCTCGGAGCGACCTTGTGCCCGCTGTCCCCTGTGGGTCCCACTGCCAGCAGATTTCTGGGGTCTCCCCACTGCTGCAGCCCTGGTGCCCCCCAGCTCCCATCACGCGCTCACCAACCCTTCGCAGCAGGAACAGGCGGAGCTGACAGCCCGGCTGCTCCCCGTTCACCAGCAGCAATCGCGTCCCAGGTGACTTGATCCCAGTCCCAGCCTGTTCGTTAACTCCCGAGGCCGTTATTAAATTCCCACTGGATATCTGCGAATTCTGAGCATGTTTTGGGTGGGagatgtggggatgggggggcgtGGAGCCAGCCTGGAGCCGTCTGGCAGCAGCTGGCGTAGAGTCAGGAGCAACCTTGGGGTTCCGCTGCAGTGAGAGAAGGGCAAGAGGTCAAGTGTTGGACAGGGAGCAGGTTTCCAGGGTCCTTCTGGCCTGTCCCCAAGATCCCCTTTTCCTTTGTGACACGCTttgacatctgaaaaaaaaacaaggaacaaAAAAGAAGCAAGGCTTCTGGCCCCTGCAGAGGAGTAAAGTGGATCCTAGAAACAATGCCCCTCATGTGGCTTCTCTCCTGAATCGCTGCCCTGTTCATTGAATtagctgcagctgagcagccaaAAATAGACCCTTGCAAAGGTAAATAGTCAGCATAAGCCTCTTTAGACTCAGCCTTGAGCTGACACATCCTTCTGGCTCCCGGTGCCggggggaaggggagcagggCGAGCAGGAAGAAACAAGAAGCGAGTCCCCACTCCTGGCAGCGGTAACCCCGCGTCTGTAACCCCGGCGGGAACCCGCTCGCCGGCAGCTGGAAAACCAAGGAGCCGGGATGGGGCCGGGGCCGCaccagctgcctcctggcccGCGAGAGGAGGCACCGCCCGCCCCGCACGAGGGCACGCGGGAGGGCATCGGGCAAACGGCTTCGTTTGGCCTCGGCGTTAAGCACTGACCACGTGAGCGGCCGGGGGCCTGGGTCGGCaccgggcgcggggcggcggcgttGGGCCAAACCGCTGCTGGAGGGAAAATCCACGTTTGGGAACTGGAGCAAAGAGGCAGCCGGGTCCCGCGTCCCGGGGCGGGGTGTGTTCGGACACGGCTGCTTGGCTGTGGTGTTCGAGGGACGCTGCCTGgcaaatgaaaaattacagttcACAAGAACAAAGAGACTCACCTGAGTTATTACAGGCACCAAAGAATTTGAAACCCAACTTAGCTCGTCCCCCTTGGGCTGGCTGATTAATCCCCAAGTCTCTCTGCTTGGGTCGTAAAAATAGACCAGTCTGGCCGGCTGTAGTTCACGGTCACGTCCCGCTCTGGGGCGctggcccagccctgccctgctccggGGAAGGCTCCACACGCCGGTTATTTCTCTCATTTAAACATCGAGAAGCCCAAGGTGCGATGAGGTTTCACACCACCTGGGAAGAAAAGCCGAGGCTGGGGGAAGTCCCCGGCAGAGGCCACAGGAGCCACGGGGCTGCCGGTGACTCCACGACGAGGAGCTTGTGAGCGGCCGGGCTGGTGCTGCCCATCCCAGGGCCACCGGAGCCGTGGTGGAGGAAGCCCTTCTCCAGCAACACGTGCCCAGTCCTCTCCCAAGCTGAGTCACACCCCAAAAGCTACCgggtcccccccttccccctctccccgtTGACTGCTCCGGAACCAGGTTGCTCTAACTGCAAGGCTGGAAATTTAGAGGAAGctccttaaatatttttgtggccAATTTTATTGCAGTCTGCGCTTCAGCCAAGAGCTTCAACATCATCCAAGTACCCAAAAATCGCTGCTCTTTGAATGGAGCTCATTTCTCCTTCTAGTTATGAAAGGCAACTCTCTCTTAGCTCAAGCTTTAAAAGGGCTTTGAAGAATAGTTCTGCTGTGAAGGTCCAGGCTCCCCCGCTTCAAAACCTCTCCAGGTCACAGAGCTGAGCCCTGGCCTCTGGCCTCCCCTCGGGCCGTGCCTGCTGCCGAGCTGGGCTTTCTACCATGTCCCGCATCCCTCATGGCGGGTTCATGAGGTCCCGGCTCACGTTCCTCCTCCACAGACTGAAGTTTTCGAAGGAAAAAGCAGGATCTTTTCAGAGCGTGTCTTCTGGCAGCGGTGGCTCCCGGCATTGCTGGTCTCTGCCCGTGGCTCCCCCTCCCCGGCTGATCTAACCTGGGGCAGCAGGAAGCTGAGCAGTGTGCAGGGATGATCCCCTGAGGTGTCCAGACAGGGAATCGGGCTCTTCCTCACCTTAGTAGGgtttctgccttaaaaaaaaaatttgggggCAATTTTGGTGCTGTAGTCTTGAAATTGCAGTGGTCAGGTGGTATGTGTGGTACCGTAACTGTCAAAATCCAGCGTCTGAGTGTGCAGCAGGAGCTCCGTGACCGCTCATGTCCACGTGGCCAGCCTCAAACAGGTTCAAAAAAGGccaaaattttccatttaaagatATTTGACCTGCTGAACCTGTCTACAGCTGTTTGCCTTGATGTGCCCATAGGACCCCTTTGGCAGCACGAGGTCTCCAGGACAGCGATGCGGGGGGTGCCGGGGCAGAGCACCCTGGGGTGCCGCAGGGCCCTGGGCTCCTCCACCCCccgccccagagctgggcaccgatTTCCATTTTAAGACGTATCTAAAGGTCTGGTGGTTTGGAGAAGCTTCTCCAGGCCGGTTTTGTAAGAGCACGTTCACCTGCCAGGCGGAGAGCAGTGTGTGTTTGGATGCTGCTggtttaataagaaaatatttgggtAATGTTGTCATGAAGCAAGTCTCGGTAATGAACCCAACaggctggtttggttttggggtgagATGCTTGAACGCCCCGAGCTGTCGCCTGGGTCACTCGCTAAAGGCGACCTGAGGGTTCTCtgtgccggggctggggcagcgccCGTGGACCCGCGTCGCTGTAACATCCCTCAGCAGTCCTGGGGGGAAATGCTTCAACCCGGGGGTggtgaaaataaatgttacacTTGAAACTGATAAAAGAAACACAGCTGATAGAAATGGTGCTGCAGAGATTCTCCAGAGAGCGGATTTTGGCCTTTGAGCTCTCCAGCAGCCGGCCAGGCGTGGGGAGCAGGGCTTGGGGCTACGCCAGGCTCTCACCCCGGCCCCAGGACGAGCCGTTCCCAGGGCAGGGACTGTCCCCgtccccttttccctctcttgGAAGGCTGGGCTCAGCCCCCGGGAAGCAGGGGCATCCCTGCCCACCCTCATGGCTTTGGTGGTTTGTTTCCAAACCCATCATTGTCTGCAAGCTGCTGTCATTTAAACTGATGTTCTGCAGCTCACCTTCAAAACAAAGCCCCAGCCGGTCTCGTGGGAAGGGAATATCAaagggggttgggttttttttcctctgtttccccTTGCAAGCTCGCTCTGTTCTGTTCGGCAGGCTGGCAtctctgcaaataaataaataaattgagcCATGCCGTGGTGCAGTGGTactaaaagcagaaaaacaaagcgAAATCAAAATTCATCCTCCTGTTAACATCCCGGGGGCCATCCTGGGACCACGGCGTGTGAGCATGGACACCCAGGTTAGGATTTGTTTTCACACTGCTCCACCTCGCTGTTGCTCTGCCTGCACCACGGAATGTCCTCCCGTGTTTTGCCGGACTCGGAGGGCTGGAGGTGCACCCCAACGAGGCAACAGCACCTCTACTACGGGTGCTTTTGTAAAGCAGAATTAAGCAAGCGACTGTCCTTGCGCAAGGTCTTCTTGACAAAGGAAAATTGCCACGAAGGGACTCGGGTCTGTCTGCAGCCCAGGGACGCGTGGAGCCGCCTGTGGCTTCTGGGGTCCACAACCACCCCGGCGACGCCGGGCGTGCGCCAGAAACACCGAGTGAGTGTGGTGACAGCTCGGACAATCCAGCAAAAGGGTGTCAGCTGGCACTTTATTGCTGCTTTTTGCCAACTGGAAGGGATTCTCCAGCTACCCCTAACCCTCCACTGTGCCCAAATAAGCCAAGTCCCTCCGAATTCAGTCACCTGCAAGTTCAGTCCCTGACAAAGCTCCTGCTTTGTGTGGCAAAGCAGCAGTGGGGACCTGGAGAAGGAGCAGCCTAAAGACTCCTCCTGGGATTTTGGATTTTGTTTGGCTTGGGTTTGTCTTTCAGGAACCACAAACAAGTTAAGCTGCTTCTGTCCGCAGCCGGTGCTTGACCAACCTCAGCGGTGGCGCAGCCGGAGCCGAGGTGCTGTGGGGACACGACAAACACCCCGGCAGAGCGATCCCAACCCCCTGCGTGACCCTGAGCCCCCGGCACCGGGCAGAGCCCGCGCTGTGGATGAAGGCAGAGAGCCCTTCGGTTCTGCTCGTGCCTGGGTGCGGGGGCACCCACCGGGAGGGCTGCCTGGCCCGAATCAGCTCCAGCAGCTGGGTCCCAGCTCCAGGATCCCAATTCCCACATATTGCACGGGAGGGTGGGCACTGAAAAACTTCCAGTGGTGACTGGAAACCCTGGAAAGAGCCCAACCACCAGCTGGCCTTTAGGCCCTTTGCCAAGGTGATAAATCTGCCCCAACGCCTGTGCTGCAGCCACGAGGGGTGCGCAGGGATGGGGTgcagccagggccaggctgggaAGGGGTTGCCAGGTGAAGGTTGCAGGCGAGCTGGGGGCACTGAGCAGGATGCGGGGCAGCTTCCCCAAGCTGGGAAATGCTGCGTCCGCTCCTGCGGGCATGTGGGAACGGGGTCAGGCCCGGCTGCCACAGCAGGAGGGTCACGGCCACCGTGCCGCGAGCTCCAGGCAGCCTGTGTGCTGAGCCGTGCCGCCTCGCCGCGCAGCTGCCGGGAGGAGAGGGTTAAGGAGCTGCCAGAGCGGGGAATGAGACCAGGGAATTCAGCTGCTGACGCAGGTAGGAGATCTGCAGGCGAAGCATCCCTGTGCAGACACAGCAGCGTCACCGTCACCGCTCCgctgggctgctgcagagctTCCCCCGCCAGCGGGAGCAGCACACGGGGAGTGGGCGACCGACTCAGCTCCATGcagggagcccaggctggagctgCCACCCCACACAGCACGACCCGTGTCACCCAGGACCACCTCAGGGTGCCCACCCCTCTCCTTGCTCCCAAACGCGGCCAgatccagccctgctcctgcaaaCTGCTGCTGGAAGGATGCTCGTGGCACCGGGATGCTCACAGGCATCACAGGGGCGTGGGGCAGAGCTGAGCCGCAGCCCCGCCGGAGGGTGGGCACCGTGGGGCCACCAATGAGGGTCGGCACTTGCTGACCATGCTGTTCCTGAAAAATCCCTCCTCAGCAGCTTGAGTAATAAAAAGACTCGGAAAGAGCAAAGCTGAGATTGGTGTCACAG is a genomic window containing:
- the TBC1D16 gene encoding TBC1 domain family member 16 isoform X2, which produces MSLGRLLRRASSKASDLLTLNPGAGSSSSSVLDGEIIYSKNNVCVHPPELLQGIGEHHPGYLCLYMEKDELLGTTLILAWVPNSRIQRQDEEALRYITPESSPVRKAPRKRGRHTQGFSTVRQASPTEQGGAGLLQGEDILTVSQPVKDVASISSPSSEGEKLSQCCPAAEGTRRSPQPARSDSGILSTISSQEEQNRSELSAEGPEEGLDCRPEPGEDEGSLELSADDVSRDSTFDSDSDAFSSPFCLSPISEALGKSSSSVFLDNESRDTCDNRMTCSTSSASSLDTSAQFQENNGQMQSTRWDEQQKVFALEQVCGVFRVDLGQMRSLRLFFSDEACTCGQLVVASRESQYKIFHFHHGGLDKLSEVFQQWKYCTETHLKDQLADEKTCMQFSIRRPKLPSSETHPEENTYKRLDVSAWLHHLNESGQVEEEYKLQKAIFFGGIDISIRGEVWPFLLHYYSYESTSEEREALRLQKRKEYFEIQEKRLSMTPDEQKDFWCKVQFTVDKDVVRTDRSNQFFRGEDNPNVETMRRILLNYAVFNPTIGYSQGMSDLVAPLLAEVLDESDTFWCFVGLMQNTIFISSPRDEDMEKQLMYLRELLRLMHPRFYQHLSSLGEDGLQMLFCHRWILLCFKREFPDAEALRMWEACWAHYQTDYFHLFICVAIVVIYGDDVIEQQLATDQMLLHFGNLAMHMNGELVLRKARSLLYQFHLLPRIPCSLHDLCKLCGTGMWDSGFIPAVECSGHHPQSESCPYGGLVEASSPKPGLEGKRGSKTRDVFAFRK